A region of Arabidopsis thaliana chromosome 5, partial sequence DNA encodes the following proteins:
- the RPN12b gene encoding regulatory particle non-ATPase 12B (regulatory particle non-ATPase 12B (RPN12b); FUNCTIONS IN: peptidase activity; INVOLVED IN: proteolysis; LOCATED IN: proteasome regulatory particle; CONTAINS InterPro DOMAIN/s: COP9 signalosome, subunit CSN8 (InterPro:IPR019280), 26S proteasome non-ATPase regulatory subunit Rpn12 (InterPro:IPR006746); BEST Arabidopsis thaliana protein match is: regulatory particle non-ATPase 12A (TAIR:AT1G64520.1); Has 30201 Blast hits to 17322 proteins in 780 species: Archae - 12; Bacteria - 1396; Metazoa - 17338; Fungi - 3422; Plants - 5037; Viruses - 0; Other Eukaryotes - 2996 (source: NCBI BLink).) gives MDPQLMEVSQQFERFKAAFIIKDFDTCSSLLSQLKLFDHYLISLSLNALLLLTCALFFLCTRNRIPPSPQENLIMGLNLLRLLVQNRIAEFHTELGLLSSATLENPCIKHAVELEQSFMEGAYNRVLSARQTAPDETYVYFMDLLAKTIRDEIAGCSEKAYDHLSISEGCKMLLFSSDQQLLTYVNEEHPEWEVKDGLVVFQKTRETAPCKEIPSLQLINQTLSYTRELERIL, from the exons atggatCCGCAACTAATGGAGGTTTCACAGCAGTTCGAGAGGTTTAAAGCTGCGTTTATAATAAAAGATTTCGATACCTGTTCCAGTCTCTTGTCTCAGCTTAAG TTGTTTGATCATTATCTTATATCACTCTCACTGAATGCATTGCTTTTGCTTACGtgtgctctgttttttctaTGTACCAGGAATCGTATTCCGCCATCTCCGCAAGAGAATCTAATCATGGGGTTGAACCTACTGAGACTGCTTGTTCAGAACAGAATAGCTGAATTCCACACAGAACTGGGATTACTTTCATCTGCAACCTTGGAGAATCCTTGCATCAAGCATGCGGTGGAGCTCGAGCAATCCTTCATGGAAGGTGCTTATAACCGTGTGTTGAGTGCTAGACAAACCGCACCTGATGAGACTTACGTCTATTTCATGGATCTCTTGGCAAAAACCATTAG AGATGAAATAGCTGGATGCAGTGAGAAAGCATACGATCATCTCTCAATCAGTGAAGGTTGTAAGATGTTACTCTTCTCGTCTGATCAACAACTGTTAACATATGTGAACGAGGAGCACCCGGAGTGGGAAGTTAAAGACGGGTTAGTTGTCTTCCAAAAAACCAGAGAAACCGCACCGTGCAAGGAGATACCGTCACTTCAACTCATCAACCAGACTCTCAGTTACACCAGAGAGCTCGAGCGTATCTTGTAA
- a CDS encoding DCD (Development and Cell Death) domain protein (DCD (Development and Cell Death) domain protein; CONTAINS InterPro DOMAIN/s: Development/cell death domain (InterPro:IPR013989), Kelch related (InterPro:IPR013089); BEST Arabidopsis thaliana protein match is: DCD (Development and Cell Death) domain protein (TAIR:AT3G27090.1); Has 30201 Blast hits to 17322 proteins in 780 species: Archae - 12; Bacteria - 1396; Metazoa - 17338; Fungi - 3422; Plants - 5037; Viruses - 0; Other Eukaryotes - 2996 (source: NCBI BLink).): MEYNNNNQQSFWQFSDQLRVQTPNLANLSLNDSIWSTNSVFKERRNLDIAATTDKNNNQIDYYQKKTTSDNINSNWNWKSSGSNNDMGLGFGPVGSKSTVDLNPIDKFNSPFNDTWKFNSVNVNVNGYSPSSAVNGDFNKGVYTSMKKYGYNVNLKNNNKNKGIDEDHQIQKGGKKNRKNQQNNNNQRNEDDKNNGLDKRFKTLPPAEALPRNETIGGYIFVCNNDTMEENLKRQLFGLPPRYRDSVRAITPGLPLFLYNYSTHQLHGIYEAASFGGTNIELNAFEDKKCPGESRFPAQVRAITRKVCLPLEEDSFRPILHHYDGPKFRLELSVPEVLSLLDIFADQNP; this comes from the exons atggagtATAATAACAACAATCAGCAATCTTTTTGGCAGTTCAGCGACCAGCTGAGAGTTCAGACACCGAATCTAGCGAATCTGTCTCTCAACGACTCGATCTGGAGCACAAACTCTGTCTTCAAAGAGCGTCGAAACTTAGACATAGCCGCCACCACCGACAAGAACAACAACCAGATCGACTATTATCAGAAGAAGACAACTTCCGACAACATCAATTCCAACTGGAACTGGAAGTCTTCTGGTTCAAACAACGACATGGGTTTAGGATTCGGACCTGTGGGTTCAAAATCCACCGTCGATTTAAACCCAATCGACAAATTCAACTCACCGTTCAACGACACGTGGAAATTCAACTCAGTCAACGTTAACGTTAACGGTTACTCACCGTCAAGCGCCGTTAACGGAGATTTCAACAAAGGGGTTTACACGTCGATGAAGAAGTATGGGTACAACGTCAATctaaagaacaacaacaagaacaaaggAATCGATGAAGATCATCAGATTCAGAAAGGTGGgaagaagaacagaaagaATCAGCAGAACAATAATAACCAGAGGAACGAAGACGACAAGAACAATGGTTTGGACAAGAGGTTTAAGACTCTTCCTCCAGCAGAAGCTTTGCCAAGAAACGAAACCATTGGTGGTTACATCTTTGTCTGCAACAACGATACCATGGAAGAGAATCTCAAACGCCAGCTTTTCG GATTGCCACCAAGATACAGGGACTCGGTTAGAGCGATAACTCCAGgacttcctctgtttctttacaACTACTCCACTCACCAACTTCATGGAATCTACGAGGCAGCTAGCTTCGGAGGAACAAACATTGAGTTGAATGCTTTTGAAGACAAGAAATGTCCTGGCGAATCTCGTTTCCCTGCTCAG gtGAGGGCCATAACGAGGAAAGTATGTTTGCCACTGGAAGAAGATTCTTTCCGACCCATTTTGCACCACTACGACGGTCCTAAGTTCCGACTCGAACTCAGTGTCCCTGAG GTGCTTTCTCTATTGGACATTTTTGCTGACCAAAACCCTTGA
- a CDS encoding uncharacterized protein (unknown protein; Has 30201 Blast hits to 17322 proteins in 780 species: Archae - 12; Bacteria - 1396; Metazoa - 17338; Fungi - 3422; Plants - 5037; Viruses - 0; Other Eukaryotes - 2996 (source: NCBI BLink).), whose protein sequence is MRSRLVETNTWTRLDANYADQIVPRFNGARWLCIRWAETFADFVFGPISHLFTN, encoded by the coding sequence atgCGTTCACGCTTAGTGGAAACAAACACATGGACTCGTCTCGACGCTAATTACGCGGACCAGATTGTGCCACGCTTTAACGGTGCACGTTGGCTTTGTATTCGATGGGCTGAAACTTTTGCTGACTTTGTGTTTGGACCAATCAGCCACTTGTTCACCAATTAA
- a CDS encoding DEK, chromatin associated protein (DEK, chromatin associated protein; CONTAINS InterPro DOMAIN/s: DEK, C-terminal (InterPro:IPR014876); BEST Arabidopsis thaliana protein match is: DEK, chromatin associated protein (TAIR:AT1G64490.1); Has 1807 Blast hits to 1807 proteins in 277 species: Archae - 0; Bacteria - 0; Metazoa - 736; Fungi - 347; Plants - 385; Viruses - 0; Other Eukaryotes - 339 (source: NCBI BLink).), producing MEEVAREEVEIDKDLRRKIKKTVKKILESSNLYKITEIKAREEASLKLDLDLSQDPYKVIVKEEVENFLEEAVKLIGNKLAMLPKRIESTSI from the coding sequence ATGGAGGAAGTAGCgagagaagaagtagagaTCGACAAGGATCTGCGGAGGAAAATAAAGAAGACGGTGAAGAAGATCTTGGAAAGTTCGAACTTGTACAAGATAACAGAGATTAAGGCGCGAGAAGAAGCTTCACTTAAATTGGATCTTGATCTGTCTCAAGATCCTTACAAGGTAATCgtgaaagaagaagttgaaaattTCCTCGAAGAAGCAGTAAAGTTGATCGGCAATAAACTTGCGATGCTTCCCAAGAGAATAGAGTCGACGAGTATTTAG
- a CDS encoding uncharacterized protein (unknown protein; FUNCTIONS IN: molecular_function unknown; INVOLVED IN: biological_process unknown; LOCATED IN: chloroplast thylakoid membrane, chloroplast; EXPRESSED IN: 21 plant structures; EXPRESSED DURING: 13 growth stages; Has 30201 Blast hits to 17322 proteins in 780 species: Archae - 12; Bacteria - 1396; Metazoa - 17338; Fungi - 3422; Plants - 5037; Viruses - 0; Other Eukaryotes - 2996 (source: NCBI BLink).): protein MANSISSISLPRCFIFNNGSHKSRPWPSSSSFFLNKSSKHHPHPLLSLSSSPSSVVETDNDDDNDLTFSGCRACGKEEKESGCNGDGRIQGGIATVPGFGWWPIKAYRPCPAFVEAGGRYRRIGQSMDEVAFGRGDSKSSTSVDTSDSLLRQTKPTSSSKSSNK, encoded by the exons atggcGAATTCCATTTCATCAATATCTCTGCCTCGATGTttcatcttcaacaatggTAGTCACAAATCAAGGCCATGGCCAAGCTCAAGCAGTTTCTTTCTCAACAAATCATCAAAGCATCATCCTCATCCactactctctctttcttcttcgccgTCTTCCGTCGTAGAAACTGATAATGACGACGACAACGACCTCACTTTCAG TGGTTGCAGAGCGTGtgggaaagaagagaaagagagtgggTGTAATGGTGACGGACGGATTCAAGGTGGCATTGCAACTGTCCCCGGTTTCGGTTGGTGGCCAATTAAGGCTTACAGGCCTTGTCCCGCGTTTGTTGAGGCCGGAGGTAGATACCGCCGCATAGGGCAGAGCATGGACGAGGTTGCATTTGGTCGTGGTGACTCTAAATCCTCCACTTCTGTAGACACCAGTGATTCACTACTACG CCAGACAAAGCCAACAAGTTCTAGCAAAAGTTCAAACAAGTGA
- the DL1 gene encoding dynamin-like protein, which yields MENLISLVNKIQRACTALGDHGDSSALPTLWDSLPAIAVVGGQSSGKSSVLESIVGKDFLPRGSGIVTRRPLVLQLQKIDDGTREYAEFLHLPRKKFTDFAAVRKEIQDETDRETGRSKAISSVPIHLSIYSPNVVNLTLIDLPGLTKVAVDGQSDSIVKDIENMVRSYIEKPNCIILAISPANQDLATSDAIKISREVDPSGDRTFGVLTKIDLMDKGTDAVEILEGRSFKLKYPWVGVVNRSQADINKNVDMIAARKREREYFSNTTEYRHLANKMGSEHLAKMLSKHLERVIKSRIPGIQSLINKTVLELETELSRLGKPIAADAGGKLYSIMEICRLFDQIFKEHLDGVRAGGEKVYNVFDNQLPAALKRLQFDKQLAMDNIRKLVTEADGYQPHLIAPEQGYRRLIESSIVSIRGPAEASVDTVHAILKDLVHKSVNETVELKQYPALRVEVTNAAIESLDKMREGSKKATLQLVDMECSYLTVDFFRKLPQDVEKGGNPTHSIFDRYNDSYLRRIGSNVLSYVNMVCAGLRNSIPKSIVYCQVREAKRSLLDHFFAELGTMDMKRLSSLLNEDPAIMERRSAISKRLELYRAAQSEIDAVAWSK from the exons ATGGAAAATCTGATCTCTCTGGTTAACAAGATACAGAGAGCTTGCACGGCTTTAGGAGACCATGGAGACTCCAGCGCTTTACCTACTCTTTGGGATTCCTTGCCTGCGATCGCCGTCGTTGGTGGTCAG AGCTCAGGGAAGTCTTCAGTCCTGGAGAGCATCGTGGGAAAGGACTTTTTACCCCGTGGATCTG GCATTGTTACTCGAAGGCCCCTTGTCTTACAGTTGCAAAAGATCGATGATGGAACCCGGGAGTATGCAGAGTTTCTTCACCTCCCGAGGAAAAAGTTTACTGATTTTG CTGCTGTGAGGAAGGAGATTCAAGATGAGACTGACAGAGAGACTGGACGCAGCAAGGCTATTTCTAGTGTTCCCATTCACCTTAGCATATACTCTCCCAATG TTGTCAACTTGACACTGATAGATCTTCCAGGGCTTACAAAAGTTGCTGTTG ATGGACAATCTGATAGTATAGTGAAGGACATTGAAAACATGGTTCGGTCCTACATTGAAAAG CCCAACTGCATCATTTTGGCAATCTCACCTGCAAACCAAGATCTTGCTACCTCAGATGCAATTAAAATTTCCCGTGAGGTTGATCCATCGG GGGACAGAACATTTGGTGTCTTGACAAAGATTGATCTTATGGACAAGGGGACGGATGCAGTGGAA ATTCTGGAAGGGAGATCTTTTAAACTTAAATATCCGTGGGTTGGTGTCGTCAACCGTTCCCAAGCAGATATTAACAAGAATGTCGACATGATTGCGGCTCggaaaagagagagggagTACTTTTCCAATACTACTGAGTATAGGCACCTTGCTAATAAAATGGGTTCCGAGCATTTGGCAAAGATGCTCTCCAAG CATCTAGAACGTGTGATCAAGTCGAGAATTCCTGGCATTCAGTCACTTATTAACAAAACAGTATTAGAGCTGGAAACTGAACTAAGTCGCCTTGGAAAGCCTATTGCAGCTGATGCAGGG GGGAAGTTGTACTCAATAATGGAGATATGTCGGCTTTTTGATCAAATATTCAAAGAGCATCTTGATGGAGT GCGTGCTGGTGGTGAAAAAGTGTACAACGTGTTTGATAACCAGCTTCCTGCGGCTCTGAAGAGACTCCAATTTGACAAGCAGCTAGCGATGGACAACATCCGGAAGCTGGTCACTGAGGCTGATGGTTACCAGCCTCACTTGATTGCTCCTGAGCAAGGTTACCGTCGTCTCATTGAGTCTTCTATTGTCTCCATCAGAGGCCCTGCTGAAGCATCTGTTGACACC GTTCATGCTATCTTAAAGGATCTGGTTCACAAGTCTGTGAATGAAACTGTG GAACTAAAACAATACCCAGCTCTGAGAGTGGAGGTGACAAATGCGGCGATAGAGTCGCTGGATAAAATGCGGGAAGGAAGTAAGAAAGCAACACTGCAGCTGGTTGACATGGAGTGCAGTTACCTCACTGTTGATTTCTTCAGGAAACTTCCCCAGGATGTTGAGAAGGGTGGTAACCCCACACACTCCATTTTCGACCGCTACAACGATTCCTATCTCAGACGAATCG GATCCAATGTTTTGTCTTACGTGAACATGGTCTGTGCTGGCCTGCGGAATTCAATCCCCAAGTCCATCGTATACTGCCAAGTCCGAGAAGCGAAGCGCAGTCTCCTCGACCATTTCTTTGCGGAGCTCGGTACCATGGAT ATGAAGAGGCTCTCGTCGCTATTGAACGAAGATCCAGCAATCATGGAGAGACGCAGTGCCATCTCAAAGCGGCTAGAATTGTATCGAGCAGCCCAATCCGAGATCGATGCTGTTGCTTGGTCCAAGTGA
- the DL1 gene encoding dynamin-like protein (dynamin-like protein (DL1); CONTAINS InterPro DOMAIN/s: Dynamin GTPase effector (InterPro:IPR003130), Dynamin, GTPase region, conserved site (InterPro:IPR019762), GTPase effector domain, GED (InterPro:IPR020850), Dynamin, GTPase domain (InterPro:IPR001401), Dynamin central region (InterPro:IPR000375); BEST Arabidopsis thaliana protein match is: DYNAMIN-like 1B (TAIR:AT3G61760.1).), with product MENLISLVNKIQRACTALGDHGDSSALPTLWDSLPAIAVVGGQSSGKSSVLESIVGKDFLPRGSGIVTRRPLVLQLQKIDDGTREYAEFLHLPRKKFTDFAAVRKEIQDETDRETGRSKAISSVPIHLSIYSPNVVNLTLIDLPGLTKVAVDGQSDSIVKDIENMVRSYIEKPNCIILAISPANQDLATSDAIKISREVDPSGDRTFGVLTKIDLMDKGTDAVEILEGRSFKLKYPWVGVVNRSQADINKNVDMIAARKREREYFSNTTEYRHLANKMGSEHLAKMLSKHLERVIKSRIPGIQSLINKTVLELETELSRLGKPIAADAGGKLYSIMEICRLFDQIFKEHLDGVRAGGEKVYNVFDNQLPAALKRLQFDKQLAMDNIRKLVTEADGYQPHLIAPEQGYRRLIESSIVSIRGPAEASVDTDLVHKSVNETVELKQYPALRVEVTNAAIESLDKMREGSKKATLQLVDMECSYLTVDFFRKLPQDVEKGGNPTHSIFDRYNDSYLRRIGSNVLSYVNMVCAGLRNSIPKSIVYCQVREAKRSLLDHFFAELGTMDMKRLSSLLNEDPAIMERRSAISKRLELYRAAQSEIDAVAWSK from the exons ATGGAAAATCTGATCTCTCTGGTTAACAAGATACAGAGAGCTTGCACGGCTTTAGGAGACCATGGAGACTCCAGCGCTTTACCTACTCTTTGGGATTCCTTGCCTGCGATCGCCGTCGTTGGTGGTCAG AGCTCAGGGAAGTCTTCAGTCCTGGAGAGCATCGTGGGAAAGGACTTTTTACCCCGTGGATCTG GCATTGTTACTCGAAGGCCCCTTGTCTTACAGTTGCAAAAGATCGATGATGGAACCCGGGAGTATGCAGAGTTTCTTCACCTCCCGAGGAAAAAGTTTACTGATTTTG CTGCTGTGAGGAAGGAGATTCAAGATGAGACTGACAGAGAGACTGGACGCAGCAAGGCTATTTCTAGTGTTCCCATTCACCTTAGCATATACTCTCCCAATG TTGTCAACTTGACACTGATAGATCTTCCAGGGCTTACAAAAGTTGCTGTTG ATGGACAATCTGATAGTATAGTGAAGGACATTGAAAACATGGTTCGGTCCTACATTGAAAAG CCCAACTGCATCATTTTGGCAATCTCACCTGCAAACCAAGATCTTGCTACCTCAGATGCAATTAAAATTTCCCGTGAGGTTGATCCATCGG GGGACAGAACATTTGGTGTCTTGACAAAGATTGATCTTATGGACAAGGGGACGGATGCAGTGGAA ATTCTGGAAGGGAGATCTTTTAAACTTAAATATCCGTGGGTTGGTGTCGTCAACCGTTCCCAAGCAGATATTAACAAGAATGTCGACATGATTGCGGCTCggaaaagagagagggagTACTTTTCCAATACTACTGAGTATAGGCACCTTGCTAATAAAATGGGTTCCGAGCATTTGGCAAAGATGCTCTCCAAG CATCTAGAACGTGTGATCAAGTCGAGAATTCCTGGCATTCAGTCACTTATTAACAAAACAGTATTAGAGCTGGAAACTGAACTAAGTCGCCTTGGAAAGCCTATTGCAGCTGATGCAGGG GGGAAGTTGTACTCAATAATGGAGATATGTCGGCTTTTTGATCAAATATTCAAAGAGCATCTTGATGGAGT GCGTGCTGGTGGTGAAAAAGTGTACAACGTGTTTGATAACCAGCTTCCTGCGGCTCTGAAGAGACTCCAATTTGACAAGCAGCTAGCGATGGACAACATCCGGAAGCTGGTCACTGAGGCTGATGGTTACCAGCCTCACTTGATTGCTCCTGAGCAAGGTTACCGTCGTCTCATTGAGTCTTCTATTGTCTCCATCAGAGGCCCTGCTGAAGCATCTGTTGACACC GATCTGGTTCACAAGTCTGTGAATGAAACTGTG GAACTAAAACAATACCCAGCTCTGAGAGTGGAGGTGACAAATGCGGCGATAGAGTCGCTGGATAAAATGCGGGAAGGAAGTAAGAAAGCAACACTGCAGCTGGTTGACATGGAGTGCAGTTACCTCACTGTTGATTTCTTCAGGAAACTTCCCCAGGATGTTGAGAAGGGTGGTAACCCCACACACTCCATTTTCGACCGCTACAACGATTCCTATCTCAGACGAATCG GATCCAATGTTTTGTCTTACGTGAACATGGTCTGTGCTGGCCTGCGGAATTCAATCCCCAAGTCCATCGTATACTGCCAAGTCCGAGAAGCGAAGCGCAGTCTCCTCGACCATTTCTTTGCGGAGCTCGGTACCATGGAT ATGAAGAGGCTCTCGTCGCTATTGAACGAAGATCCAGCAATCATGGAGAGACGCAGTGCCATCTCAAAGCGGCTAGAATTGTATCGAGCAGCCCAATCCGAGATCGATGCTGTTGCTTGGTCCAAGTGA
- the DL1 gene encoding dynamin-like protein (dynamin-like protein (DL1); FUNCTIONS IN: protein binding, clathrin binding, GTP binding, GTPase activity; INVOLVED IN: in 6 processes; LOCATED IN: in 6 components; EXPRESSED IN: 26 plant structures; EXPRESSED DURING: 14 growth stages; CONTAINS InterPro DOMAIN/s: Dynamin, GTPase domain (InterPro:IPR001401), Dynamin, GTPase region, conserved site (InterPro:IPR019762), Dynamin central region (InterPro:IPR000375); BEST Arabidopsis thaliana protein match is: DYNAMIN-like 1B (TAIR:AT3G61760.1); Has 2738 Blast hits to 2718 proteins in 315 species: Archae - 2; Bacteria - 44; Metazoa - 1052; Fungi - 806; Plants - 508; Viruses - 0; Other Eukaryotes - 326 (source: NCBI BLink).) — MENLISLVNKIQRACTALGDHGDSSALPTLWDSLPAIAVVGGQSSGKSSVLESIVGKDFLPRGSGIVTRRPLVLQLQKIDDGTREYAEFLHLPRKKFTDFAAVRKEIQDETDRETGRSKAISSVPIHLSIYSPNVVNLTLIDLPGLTKVAVDGQSDSIVKDIENMVRSYIEKPNCIILAISPANQDLATSDAIKISREVDPSGDRTFGVLTKIDLMDKGTDAVEILEGRSFKLKYPWVGVVNRSQADINKNVDMIAARKREREYFSNTTEYRHLANKMGSEHLAKMLSKHLERVIKSRIPGIQSLINKTVLELETELSRLGKPIAADAGGKLYSIMEICRLFDQIFKEHLDGVRAGGEKVYNVFDNQLPAALKRLQFDKQLAMDNIRKLVTEADGYQPHLIAPEQGYRRLIESSIVSIRGPAEASVDTV, encoded by the exons ATGGAAAATCTGATCTCTCTGGTTAACAAGATACAGAGAGCTTGCACGGCTTTAGGAGACCATGGAGACTCCAGCGCTTTACCTACTCTTTGGGATTCCTTGCCTGCGATCGCCGTCGTTGGTGGTCAG AGCTCAGGGAAGTCTTCAGTCCTGGAGAGCATCGTGGGAAAGGACTTTTTACCCCGTGGATCTG GCATTGTTACTCGAAGGCCCCTTGTCTTACAGTTGCAAAAGATCGATGATGGAACCCGGGAGTATGCAGAGTTTCTTCACCTCCCGAGGAAAAAGTTTACTGATTTTG CTGCTGTGAGGAAGGAGATTCAAGATGAGACTGACAGAGAGACTGGACGCAGCAAGGCTATTTCTAGTGTTCCCATTCACCTTAGCATATACTCTCCCAATG TTGTCAACTTGACACTGATAGATCTTCCAGGGCTTACAAAAGTTGCTGTTG ATGGACAATCTGATAGTATAGTGAAGGACATTGAAAACATGGTTCGGTCCTACATTGAAAAG CCCAACTGCATCATTTTGGCAATCTCACCTGCAAACCAAGATCTTGCTACCTCAGATGCAATTAAAATTTCCCGTGAGGTTGATCCATCGG GGGACAGAACATTTGGTGTCTTGACAAAGATTGATCTTATGGACAAGGGGACGGATGCAGTGGAA ATTCTGGAAGGGAGATCTTTTAAACTTAAATATCCGTGGGTTGGTGTCGTCAACCGTTCCCAAGCAGATATTAACAAGAATGTCGACATGATTGCGGCTCggaaaagagagagggagTACTTTTCCAATACTACTGAGTATAGGCACCTTGCTAATAAAATGGGTTCCGAGCATTTGGCAAAGATGCTCTCCAAG CATCTAGAACGTGTGATCAAGTCGAGAATTCCTGGCATTCAGTCACTTATTAACAAAACAGTATTAGAGCTGGAAACTGAACTAAGTCGCCTTGGAAAGCCTATTGCAGCTGATGCAGGG GGGAAGTTGTACTCAATAATGGAGATATGTCGGCTTTTTGATCAAATATTCAAAGAGCATCTTGATGGAGT GCGTGCTGGTGGTGAAAAAGTGTACAACGTGTTTGATAACCAGCTTCCTGCGGCTCTGAAGAGACTCCAATTTGACAAGCAGCTAGCGATGGACAACATCCGGAAGCTGGTCACTGAGGCTGATGGTTACCAGCCTCACTTGATTGCTCCTGAGCAAGGTTACCGTCGTCTCATTGAGTCTTCTATTGTCTCCATCAGAGGCCCTGCTGAAGCATCTGTTGACACCGTATGA